Part of the Kwoniella shivajii chromosome 1, complete sequence genome, GCTGTGCCAGATCTAGGTGATACTGTACTTTTCATTGAGACATCGCCGTTTGGACcgaaggtgaaagtgatggtaACTATTTTTGCATTGATCGTTGCAGCTAATTTCTAGTATCTTTAGATGTTTAGAAAGATGTATGTCAATATCGTCATAGTGATCTGTGTATGAAATGACTAGATGAGGTCTGTATTTGCATGCTGTCCAGCTCAACGAAGATTGAACTCGCGAGAGTGGAGGTCCAAGCAAAGCTCGAATACCTGTTATGATCTGTGCCGAAAATATCGGCGATTATGCTCTTAAGACCGACAGCTGTTGATATCGCTTTCATGCTCGCGTGGCATATCGCCTCGTTCACCATTCTTTACCCTGATTGGGTATTTTTCATTTTACCTTTGGTTTTATACAGTACTGGCAATTCACTGTTACTGTTACTGCCCTTGGTCCCATCGCTACTGGCTGGTTGTGCACTGTACGTTCGTTTGCTAGGTAACTGTCAAATATCTTACAACACCTGCTTTTAAGTCTTTacaacctttcttcatccttcaagtcTTTTTTAACCCATTTAATAAAAAAAAAGTCGAGATGTCTCACCGAAAATACGAGGAGCCTCGTCACGGTTCGCTTGCTTTCCGTGAGTgaaatctcatcaatccCATCGTGAAGGTGATAGAACAAAGAATACTGATGGAAAatttttgactttgatgtAAATTAGTTCCCAGAAAGCGAGCCGCCCGACACAGAGGAAGATGTAAGGCTTTCCCCAAGGTTAGTTGATATTTCCATCAGAGGAAGGCTAGTCAGGAAGAGGATGTGTGTGGGAAACTCGAGggaaaagaatgaagaagaagcacaaGGAATGCGTCTGTTAGATGACGAGTTGTTGTcgagaagagaggatgaagatgaaaaggagtCAGTGTTAACATTTCATTGATATATAGGACGACGCCAAGAAACCCGTCCACCTTACTGCCACCATGGGTTACAAGGCCGGTATGACCCACATCGTTCGAGACCTTGACCGACCTGGATCTAGTGAGTTGTTGCATACAGTGTAAAGTTTCTCTTACAGTGAACGTAATGCCGATGTCTCTCCTCCTTGACTAGAAATGCACAAGAGAGAAGTTGTTGAGGCCGTCACCGTCCTCGAGACTCCTCCTATCGTCATTGTTGGTGTTGTCGGTTACGTAGAAACCCCTCGAGGTTTGAGATCATTGACCACCGTTTGGGCCGAGCACTTGTCTGATGAAGTCAAGAGACGATTCTACAAGTGAGTGAAGTTCTACTTCCGCTTTTAAGACCAGCAAGTGGCATCGGGATGAATGCTGACGAGTCTGCTTACAATAGGAACTGGTACcgatcaaagaagaaggcttTCACTCGATACACCAAGAAGCACACCGAGAACAACGGTCAATCCGTTACTCGAGAATTAGAGAGAATCAAGAAGTACTGTACCGTCGTTCGAGTTCTCGCCCACACTCAAATCTCCAAGACTGGTCTTTCCCAAAAGAAAGCTCACCTTATGGAAATTCAAGTCAACGGTGGTGCCGTCGCCGACAAAGTTGACTTTGCCAAATCTCACTTTGAGAAGACCGTTGATGtcacttccatcttcgaGCAAGATGAACCCATTGATGTCATTGGTGTAACCAAGGGTCACGGTTACGAGGGTGTTACCGCTCGATGGGGTACTTCCAAACTTCCCCGAAAAACCCATCGAGGTCTCCGAAAAGTTGCTTGTATCGGTGCT contains:
- a CDS encoding 60S ribosomal protein L3, giving the protein MSHRKYEEPRHGSLAFLPRKRAARHRGRCKAFPKDDAKKPVHLTATMGYKAGMTHIVRDLDRPGSKMHKREVVEAVTVLETPPIVIVGVVGYVETPRGLRSLTTVWAEHLSDEVKRRFYKNWYRSKKKAFTRYTKKHTENNGQSVTRELERIKKYCTVVRVLAHTQISKTGLSQKKAHLMEIQVNGGAVADKVDFAKSHFEKTVDVTSIFEQDEPIDVIGVTKGHGYEGVTARWGTSKLPRKTHRGLRKVACIGAWHPSKVMFSVARAGQRGYHSRTSINHKIYRIANGSSGSSGSTDFDLTQKDITPMGGFVRYGIVKNDFVMIKGSCAGPVKRILTLRKALRTHTSRAHTEKVQLKFIDTSSNFGHGRFQDAAEKNAFLGQLKIKSDA